From a region of the Vairimorpha necatrix chromosome 4, complete sequence genome:
- a CDS encoding ribosomal protein eL31 has translation MNTALENNKMMEITVNLGKLTKGCNWTKKASIAIKKFRSHLKKMLKTDEKITIQKDLNKYIFSKGLTKVPRRVRIKVERIADKDNAELNVIKCSHVLVGNFKGLKTEIISE, from the coding sequence ATGAACACAGCATTGGAAAACAACAAAATGATGGAAATTACTGTCAACCTAGGCAAACTTACAAAAGGTTGCAACTGGACCAAAAAGGCCAGTATAGCCATTAAGAAGTTTAGATCTCATCTTAAGAAGATGCTCAAGACTGATGAGAAGATTACAATCCagaaagatttaaataaatatatatttagtaAAGGGCTTACCAAAGTACCAAGAAGAGTAAGAATTAAAGTGGAGAGGATAGCCGACAAAGATAATGCAGAATTAAATGTTATAAAATGTTCTCATGTATTGGTAGGGAATTTTAAGGGATTGAAGACAGAAATAATAAGcgaataa
- a CDS encoding putative exosome complex exonuclease 2, protein MKYCTNELSFIKDCLLSQGLRSDLRSIKDTRETQVTPLDNLHSDGSLLLKRGYSSIRLSIEFNIEGTIESNYEISSFFLRELSEFPGIYIKMEIYKDDGNIRDLFYEGIRNILNNTEELLKEVYKLLDHKREDHKLVCNKLLSTVSMNNLLDDKKEVYKNILNVSSFAIFENLVISDPLKIEEESSDALVTVFHRNGEILSFIQTKSGIINQEIIQEIQKRLIQNIK, encoded by the coding sequence ATGAAATATTGTACAAATGAAttgtcttttataaaagactGTCTCCTTTCACAGGGACTTAGATCTGATCTCAGATCCATAAAAGACACAAGGGAGACTCAAGTCACTCCCCTTGATAATCTCCACTCTGATGGGTCTCTCCTCCTCAAGAGAGGATATTCCTCTATAAGGCTCAGTATAGAGTTCAATATTGAGGGGACTATAGAGTCAAATTATGAGATCTCGTCTTTCTTCCTCAGGGAACTCTCCGAGTTCCCTGGGATTTATATAAAGATGGAGATTTATAAAGATGACGGGAATATAAGAGACTTATTTTATGAAGGAATAAGAAACATACTCAATAATACAGAAGAACTACTAAAAGAAGTTTATAAACTACTAGATCATAAAAGAGAAGATCATAAACTAGTATGTAATAAACTACTAAGTACAGTCTCAATGAATAATTTGCTAGacgataaaaaagaagtttataaaaatattttaaatgtttctTCTTTCGCTATATTTGAAAATCTTGTCATCAGTGACCCCTTGAAAATCGAGGAAGAAAGTTCTGACGCATTAGTGACTGTATTCCACAGGAATGGGGaaatattatcatttaTCCAAACTAAATCAGGAATAATAAACCAAGAAATAATCCAAGAGATACAAAAGAGACttatacaaaatataaagtaa
- a CDS encoding ribonuclease P protein component: MFDYSEIQGTFSLRNRRFERSHNKPIKLHRSQGITYKILEKANILFNEYIKTQKIDTSFIYKMELTGSQIYIKNVPCFVVEERKNSLVVIYKDEKIKTFIKNGLVFCIELNNIKYTIIGKNLKINRFIKR, translated from the coding sequence ATGTTTGATTACTCAGAAATACAAGGAACATTTTCTCTACGAAACAGAAGATTCGAGAGATCTCATAACAAACCCATAAAACTACACAGATCTCAAGGAATAACTTACAAAATACTAGAAAAAGCAAACATTCTCTTTAATgaatacataaaaacacaaaaaatagACACAAGTTTCATATACAAAATGGAGCTTACTGGGtcacaaatttatataaaaaatgtaccGTGTTTTGTAGTAGAAGAAAGAAAGAATTCTTTAGTAGTGATTTATAAAGATGAGAAgattaaaacatttataaaaaatgggCTGGTGTTTTGTATAGaactaaataatataaaatatacaataataGGTAAGAACTTAAAGATTAAcagatttataaaaagataa
- a CDS encoding proteasome subunit RPT2 (RPT2): MGQNHSAPNSIDDSATINIKRRRRVKENKNASKPPIVYPLVKCKLRDLKLQKQLAYLSLEDNLLNLAEVKPSEFGSQKMLVDQIRGNPLSIGTLEEFVDDNHAIVSTGLGPEYYVSIYSFVDKDLLEPGCTVLLNYKDNSVVGVLEAETDPMVSVMKLEKAPTETYGDIGGLESQIQEIKESVEFPLTNPEIYLEMGIKPPKGVILYGLPGTGKTLLAKAVANQTSATFLRIVGSELIQKYLGDGPKLVRELFKVAEMHAPSIIFIDEIDAIGRKRYDSSSGAQREIQRTMLELLNQLDGFDTRDDIKVIMATNKIEILDPALIRPGRIDRKIEFGMPDAATKKKIFSIHTSKMTLDENVNLDELVTSKEDLNGADIKAICTEAGMIALRERRKHVCKEDFNKAREKVFYTKQNSLPTGLYS, from the coding sequence ATGGGACAAAATCACTCGGCTCCAAACAGTATAGACGACTCCGCAActataaacataaaacGGAGAAGAAGAGtcaaagaaaacaaaaatgcTTCTAAACCTCCTATAGTCTACCCACTAGTCAAATGTAAACTAAGAGATCTGAAACTACAAAAACAACTAGCCTATCTCTCCTTAGAAGACAACCTTCTAAACTTGGCAGAAGTCAAACCAAGCGAATTTGGATCTCAAAAAATGCTAGTAGACCAAATTAGAGGGAATCCTCTAAGTATAGGCACTCTAGAAGAATTCGTAGACGACAATCATGCTATTGTAAGTACAGGACTCGGGCCTGAATACTATGTAAGTATCTACTCATTCGTAGATAAAGACTTACTTGAGCCCGGGTGCACTGTATTACTAAACTATAAAGATAATTCAGTAGTAGGTGTACTAGAAGCAGAAACAGATCCAATGGTGAGTGTAATGAAACTTGAAAAAGCGCCTACAGAAACATACGGAGATATTGGGGGACTAGAATCCCAAATACAAGAAATCAAGGAAAGTGTAGAATTCCCACTTACTAATCCAGAAATATATCTGGAAATGGGTATAAAACCACCAAAAGGAGTCATTCTTTATGGTCTCCCTGGAACAGGAAAAACACTACTAGCGAAAGCAGTGGCAAACCAAACATCAGCAACATTCTTGAGAATTGTAGGCTCAGAActaattcaaaaatatttaggaGATGGACCCAAATTAGTTAGGGAATTATTCAAAGTAGCTGAAATGCACGCACCttctataattttcataGACGAAATAGACGCCATAGGTAGGAAAAGATACGACTCAAGCTCAGGAGCACAACGAGAAATACAACGTACTATGTTAGAATTACTAAACCAACTAGACGGATTTGATACAAGAGATGATATAAAAGTCATAATGGCtactaataaaatagaaatattagaTCCTGCTTTAATAAGACCTGGTCGTATAGACAGGAAAATAGAATTTGGTATGCCAGATGCTGCTactaaaaagaaaatattttctatacaTACCAGTAAAATGACACTGGATGAGAATGTTAATCTTGACGAATTAGTAACAAGTAAAGAAGACTTAAATGGGGCTGATATTAAAGCAATATGTACAGAAGCAGGAATGATAGCATTAAGGGAAAGAAGGAAACATGTGTGtaaagaagattttaataaagCGAGAGAGAAAGTATTTTATACTAAACAGAATAGTTTACCGACGGGATTATATTCTTAA
- a CDS encoding DDE-TNP-IS1595 domain-containing protein produces the protein MKSREEELMNIFSTAIENKTVKCTKCDADCKTTKKNKYVAICKWKACKVKVSLLKDTPFYCEKTSILDILLTYNNKTLSIVENTVYNLTGKIGGPGIIVEIDESKFGKVKYHKGHRVDGVWVFGMVERTTQRKIVMIPVDNRRADTLEEIIKNYVHRESIIHSDCFKSYSKLKDIFAEHKTVNHSIEFVNNINSCHTNTIEGNWFGIKNETSVNTEQEH, from the exons atgaaaagtcGAGAGGAGGAGCTCATGAACATTTTTTCAACAGCAATCGAAAACAAGACAGTAAAGTGTACAAAATGTGATGCTGATTGTAAAACgactaaaaaaaacaaatatgtAGCTATATGTAAATGGAAAGCTTGTAAAGTCAAGGtgtcattattaaaagacaCTCCATTTTATTGCGAAAAGACAAGTATATTAGATATTTTGTTA acatataataataaaacattatcTATTGTGGAAAATActgtttataatttaactGGTAAAATAGGTGGACCAGGAATAATAGTAGAAATAGATGAATCCAAATTTGGTAAAGTGAAATATCACAAAGGCCATCGTGTCGATGGTGTCTGGGTTTTTGGGATGGTTGAAAGAACCACCCAAAGGAAGATTGTAATGATTCCAGTAGACAATAGAAGAGCTGACActttagaagaaataattaaaaattatgttcaCAGAGAATCAATAATACACAGTGACTGCTTTAAGTCTTACAGcaaattaaaagatatatttGCAGAGCATAAAACTGTTAATCATTCCATTGAATTTGTGAACAATATCAATAGCTGTCATACTAACACTATTGAAGGAAATTGGTTtggtataaaaaatgaaacttCAGTAAACACAGAACAAGAACACTGA